In Chitinophaga sp. HK235, a single window of DNA contains:
- a CDS encoding serine hydrolase: MKKTGLILLSILLTTALVNAQSLPDSLAKQVDLLFQKYATPNTPGCVVGIVRHDSLLYAKGYGLADLEHQVPNTPESIYYMCSVSKQLTGYAIALLARQGKLKLDDDMHIYLPWMPDFGHRISVRNLLNHTSGIRDDIGLAVIAGLPPDGMLTQELALELLKKQRTLNFPPGEKFSYSNSNYVLLAEIVRAVSGESFRSFTSGHIFQPLGMTVSRFIDDNQELVTNRVASYTSGDGKLFKNSYQNVYTLGDGGLFTSVADMAHWVMNFYEPRAGDMQTIALLTEKGRLNDGREIPYASGINVNTSRGWVQYVHNGGLAGFRTIIAVYPELRTGFIVFGNSGNNDIYGEINQLATLFIPDKRQKTAASPTMRRDSAVAELKTPDEFQRLTGNYIAENGYRLRFEIRDKRLWLNGTTLLVNDSALHFSPLSNPAVHYDFHQTAVAVGVSLYSPALSRPIYLERTKDVNPSDQLLQGYTGTYTCPELDCQYRIEFRDHQLYFTNAAHLPAKITLLGTDHLLSDGGLDHVVVIRDKKGRISGFELNSGEMMHLRFARTSP; encoded by the coding sequence GGGATCGTACGGCATGATTCCCTGCTGTATGCCAAAGGGTACGGCCTGGCCGACCTGGAACACCAGGTACCCAACACACCGGAAAGTATATACTATATGTGCTCGGTATCCAAGCAGCTCACCGGCTATGCCATTGCCTTGCTGGCTCGGCAGGGCAAGCTGAAACTGGATGATGATATGCATATTTACCTGCCCTGGATGCCGGACTTCGGTCATCGGATCAGCGTCCGCAATTTATTGAACCATACGAGCGGTATACGCGATGATATTGGTCTTGCAGTCATCGCGGGGTTGCCGCCGGACGGGATGCTTACCCAGGAGCTGGCACTGGAGCTGCTCAAAAAACAACGGACGCTGAATTTCCCACCGGGTGAGAAGTTCTCCTACTCCAATTCCAATTATGTATTGCTGGCTGAAATCGTTAGGGCGGTTAGCGGGGAAAGCTTCCGCTCCTTCACCTCGGGACATATCTTTCAGCCGCTGGGCATGACCGTCAGCCGGTTTATAGACGATAACCAGGAACTGGTCACTAACCGGGTAGCCTCTTACACTTCCGGAGACGGCAAGCTCTTTAAGAACAGTTACCAGAATGTGTACACCTTGGGCGATGGCGGCTTGTTCACGAGTGTGGCAGATATGGCACACTGGGTCATGAACTTTTATGAACCCAGGGCGGGCGATATGCAAACGATCGCGTTGCTTACCGAAAAGGGCCGGCTCAACGATGGCCGCGAGATCCCTTATGCTTCGGGTATCAACGTCAATACTTCCCGTGGTTGGGTGCAATACGTACATAATGGTGGCCTGGCGGGTTTCCGGACAATCATCGCCGTTTACCCTGAACTCCGGACCGGCTTTATTGTGTTCGGTAATTCGGGTAACAATGACATCTATGGCGAGATCAACCAGTTGGCCACTTTATTCATACCGGATAAGCGCCAAAAAACGGCCGCCTCACCCACGATGAGACGCGACTCTGCTGTTGCTGAACTGAAAACACCGGATGAATTTCAAAGACTTACCGGTAACTATATTGCAGAGAACGGTTACCGGCTCCGTTTTGAGATCCGGGATAAACGTCTGTGGCTGAACGGTACGACCCTGCTGGTCAACGATTCCGCGTTGCATTTTTCCCCGCTCAGCAATCCGGCTGTACACTATGATTTTCATCAAACTGCGGTAGCTGTTGGTGTTAGCCTGTATAGCCCGGCCCTTTCCCGGCCGATCTACCTGGAGAGGACCAAGGATGTCAATCCCTCCGACCAGCTCTTACAAGGTTATACCGGGACCTATACCTGCCCCGAACTGGATTGCCAGTATCGGATTGAATTCAGGGACCACCAGCTATATTTTACGAATGCTGCTCACCTACCCGCAAAGATCACCTTGCTGGGCACGGATCACCTGCTTAGCGATGGCGGCCTGGACCACGTTGTGGTCATCCGGGACAAGAAAGGTCGAATAAGTGGGTTTGAGCTCAACAGCGGGGAAATGATGCATTTACGTTTTGCCCGAACATCTCCATAG